ctgaatattttcttccggattttctttgttagcccgttgtaattgactcaaaatgtttgatacagttatgtgaggtatgcggtagttctgcgtaattcacattggtgatacagtaaaagcaaactggaaatcaccttccgcactttttgtcagggtaaaataacaggttaattctagtaatcgtacctttagctttttcagactgccgtaattttactctgccattcttcaattccacaaaaagaccaggaagactatggactaatttatggtgcatggttcgcatctggtgggcacacttcgctgctcggctagcagtaacttcgaaggaaagcaaacggtggctgtaccactactaatttaaattttcacgcaagtccaagttttcgttctattcttgtcattttgcgattagcctatatagaattgacgatgagaaagtaatcaaacagcaaattgtttacaacgtgtgcatgttttctgctgttgttgccagttatagtggaaatatgaatgcattctgtcgcttcggatgtcaagacatgaaagcgaatgttcgcataaaaacataatgaatgtgttgagAGGATgtataaaacaattacaatctgactattggtctgttatatcctatttgttgcataacaacggtccaagttcaactaccaacgacagttttgcttgacaacggtaaaatatgcccaaacggctgcagaagaatatttcaattctaggtgattaaatcgataaaaatcaataaatacaaaagtaaccatatatagtcattgttggtaacccgttgtatacaagtggaataaacccctccgggctgtcccggttattagaaaataatgtaggctacttcggtggtagtatggggttacagaagaaatcatatgacagatggaccgacgacaacgtcgctttttcatacgtcagtgggctaacttgcctaatcttcgcgggactttacaccgcggtggaaacgcagacaaccatgggctgaaggaaccgtttagttcctggtaaagtagttcctgggactaaaagttccgggtaattttggtggaaacgtgcATAGATcgtctgcctagattagggtatcagtggattttaaattaCCCCAataacatttgctttgatgcttgtgacggggaggccaggccacattcttagaaacaatataatCAATATAATATATGTATCAAATTCACTGTTTACCTCTCTAATGCCATAATTTAAGCACTACATATCTGACAGTACTTATGTATATACTCCGTACTGTACTCAGGGCTCCCATGTAAAAGATACCCTGGTCTCAATGGGattccctgtataaataaagaattTGGGAAATAAAGTATGggaataaatgtatgttttgtgCAAAGTATTCAATAACTACATTGAATTTATTCTTAACTGATTCATGTTTAGTCTGAATAAAAAAGCCTAAAATAAAAAGTCTATGCATAATAATGTTATGGCGCTGTTAAAAAAGTCACTTCTTTTCATTATTAAACCAGACTGCCCTTTCAGTGCTTCAACTGGTCATCACCCGATTGGGCTCAACATCCTCAGGGTGAAGTACACTACCAAAAGTATGTTGACAcccaaacatcacacccatatgtgcttgttgaacatctcattccaaaaccacagagttggagttggtcccccttttgctgctataactacctccactcttctgggaaggcttgaTTTTGAAACATGGCCGCAGGAATTCGGCCATTCAGCCAcaagcattagtgaggtcaggcactgatgttgggcaatAAGGCCTGGTGAGCCATCAGcattccagttcatcccaaaggtgtttaaTGGGGTAAAGGTCAGGGCTCTGAGCAGGGAAGTGAAGTTCTTCCCTATAAAACTCAGCAAGCCATTTgattatggaccttgctttgtgcaaaggggcactgtcatgctgaaacaggaaatggccttccCAAAACAGTttccacaaagttggaagtgcacaattctctataatgtcattgtatgctgtaacattaagatttccctttaCAAGAattaaggggcctagcccaaaccatgagcCCCAGACTATTAtttctcctccaccaaactttaaaGTTGGCACTATACATTCGGGCATGTTGCATTCTCCTGGCAttcaccaaacccagattcatctgtcagactgccaggtAGTGGATTCATCACTCCAGGGAAGGGCAGCAGCAGTCGGGAAACAGGGAACCATAAGTCTGTTGGCCGGAGTGCCCCGAGTAGAAGAGGGCCGGCTGATTAGGCAGTAACGATAACAGCATTTATGTATGTTGTGAGGTAGCTGGTAACCACGCTGCTTGACACAGGATCTACTATTAGTTAATTCAGCTGCGATTGCTAGTATGTGGCACACAATGGGTAGCTATGGACATTATGTTAGGGACAGTAACCGGTCAAACAGTGAACATGCTTGGCCGCTGTGTACTACTTATATGCCTAGTCCTAGAGCAAGAGCTCTTTCAAGCTGAATTACTGACCTGTATATTTTAGTTTGGATGCCCTCTCCAGTGCTGGGGTGACCAATAATACAGGCAAGTGGTTCGCCCTTCTGAATGGCCAGCGTCTGCCTCGACCCTCTTCTGGCAATGGCGACAGCCCAGCGTGCAGAGTGGGCAGTTCCACTGCATTGCAGACGGTGGTAGAGGAGCTGTTGCTGTGCAGTAGTGAGGACTTGCTTACTCTCCTAGCTGAatttcagtattattattattattccagtGGGAATGTTAATGTCAGTTGCGGGAACGCTGGCGAACATATCAGACGTGTCGGCCGCTCCGCTCTGTATTTAAAGTAGCGACCTCTGTAAAGTAGCGACCTGCCTAGATAACTTgctttgtttgttattttgttagtCTGTCTCACTGTCAGTACGTTTCTTTTAAAGTATTGCTCGCAACTGTTTATTGCATTCAATCTGACGCCGGATTCCCCCAGTCTAAATGGAATTTACAACCATTCTTTTTTTGGTGTAACGCTAGTTAACGTTACTCTTCTACAGTCTACACTGTCTGGTTCCCTGATAACAGTGATTCCCCAATAACTGGATtatctggattttattttattgataccAGCGATTTTCCCGAAAACTGGATTACCTGGATTGTATTAAAACAGCACCTGTTACTAGCCTGCTTTTGGACTATCCAGATCCCTCCCCACCCTCTGCCGGGTCTCCCTCCTGGGCGGCATCGCTGTGTAGCGCTGCCTGCCTACCCCAGCTCCCGTGCCAGCCAGCTTCCTGCATCGACCGAGAGCTAGTCCGCTGCTTGGGGGATTGTATATCGCCTAACTATCGGGTTCTGTCTCGGAATTGTTTGTGGAGTATGGTGTGCTGCTGCGGTGTAGCTGTGGGTGAGTGGCTAGACTACCTTGTCATCGCAGGGTTGTCCAACGGGGAGGGGGTCTGGCTGATCTGCAATCCATATGGCAGTAACGTTACAGTTGGTGCTTAACTCTTTGTcctttttaactgtttttattatgacaACATACGCAATCTCTGAGCTGCTAAGACTGAggatttttaaacattcaattGGGAAAGATGTTCTGAACCGCTGCCGTGATCTAGGATGCCTTAGCAGACTGAAGTATCTTCACAGAGGATCCCGAAGtgttcaaaaaaacaacaacttccCACTTCCGGTAATCGTTGGAAACACCGCGAGACTTCGCAAGCCTCTACCAATTGCAAAACGCGGAGTGGATCTGAGCAACCTACGGACCCTTCAGAGTCACGATCATTCCCCTGTCTCTTCACAAAATATTATACCTGTCAAATTGGTCCTCCTcaacacacagtctctcactaATAAGTCTTTTCTATTTTATGATTACCTCATGGATTGTAATACTGACATTCTTTGCCTGACTGAAACCTGGCATCGTCATGGAGCTTACCATACCTTGAGACTTGCCCACCTGGCTACACATATATTGAAAAAGCTTGCTGCTCCGGCCGGGGTGGAGGACTTGCTGTTTTATATCGAGTACATCTGAAAATTTCACTACTTTCATTTCCAAGTGTATCTTCTTTTGAATATTTAGCCTTTAAATGTAAACCGCCCTCTGCCATGACTGTTTCAGTTGTTTATAGACCTCCTAAAGCTATTGCAGCCTTTTTATCTGAAATGTCTGACTTCCttacctctctctgttcctcttcaaaaaacattgtgattttaagagattttaatattcatgttgATTCACTCACCTGTACTCTTGCTGCAGACTTCCTTAACTTACTCGACTGTCTTAGCTTAAAACAACATGTTGATACCTCTACTCACAAATGTGGCCACACACTGGATCTTCTCATAACCAATCACCTTCCTCTAAATAACCTGCAGATCTCAGACCTTGGCTTCTCTGACCACATGGCTGTGTCGGCAGATCTGGCATTTCTCCCACCTCCAAGAAACTGCAAACGTGTCATTCATTTCCGAAACATTAAATCAGTTGACACAGTGCAGTTTGCCCAGCATCTCCAGACTACAGCCTCTCCTCCTATTGGTTTATCTGCCGAGGAATCTGTCTCCCACTACAACGAGCTTCTGGGTAACACACTCAACCAGTTCGCTCCCCTCAAATCACGCACTGTATCCTTCTCTCGCTCTGCCCCCTGGTACACCCCTGAACTACGAAAAATGAAGTCGGCTGGACGTAAGCTTGAACGCCTATGTCGGTCTACATGTCTCCCTGTTCACAAGATCGCCTTCCATGAACATCAGAGGGCATACTCGCTAGCACTAAAAAATACGCGGTCATCTTTCCTCTCCAACCTCATTGACCGTGACGCTGGCAACCCCAGGCACCTTTTCTCTACAATTAACCACCTCCTAAAACCAGCATCTCAATCCCCTATTGAAGCATCTGAGTCACAGTGCAACAATTTCATTAAGTTCttcaagaacaaaataaacaatattagaGCTCTCATATCCTCATCGCCCGTCCTCTCATCCCCCCTTCCTACCCCTCCCCCGCCATCTACATCCTCAACTTTCACTTCTTTCTCTGACATCACCCCCCATGATATTGAAGAAATCATTACCAAAATGAAACCTTCTACCTGCCCACTCGACCCCATTCCCACTACTCTGCTGAAAACCTCCATCGCTGCCCTCTGTCCTCTCATCGCAAGCTTAATTAACATCTCTCTCTGCAATGGTAGTGTTCCTTCCTCACTAAAAACTGCAGTCATCACCCCCCTCCTAAAAAAACCCAGCCTCGACCCCGAAGTCCTCCTGAACTATAGACCCATCTCCAACCTCCCGTTCCTGTCCAAAGTCCTGGAAAAAGTGGTTGCTGCCCAGCTTCAACTCCATCTCACCTCCAACAGTTTATATTGTGgcagacggcagggagaggtgaggggagtggtAATTGAGGGCAGATACGTTGCCgcccgctggctccacccccgagccttatatggacttcctggcccaacgaggcaagcctgggcctaattaagccattaaggGCAGAGGGATAAAAGGGGAAGCGGAGTGCACGAACGGCGCAAAGTACCGTGAGGGAAACGCGTGTTgtggagagtaagagagagcgaaaaatatctgtgtgattacctgtttTGACCCGGACTGTTTGACTAACCCCGCTGTGTACCGAACTGTTTTGGCTGAGGACCTGGTTTTTGGATATCCCTGGATTACGGAAAAGGACAACGAGAACGGATTGTGGACTTTGGATTGGTTGCTGaatttccccttcccctccttgtGTAAATTTTCCCTAAATAAATCCCCCAATTTCACTCCAGTCGTGTTTCGTGTGATTGTTTGGTTATTGAATtggtgacgtggaaaccccacacccgtgagcctgccacaatatgaaacatttcaatctGGTTTTCGACCTGGTCACAGTACAGAAACTGCCTTAGTTAAGGTCACAAATGACCTGCTAATGGCCGCTGACTCA
This region of Anguilla anguilla isolate fAngAng1 chromosome 5, fAngAng1.pri, whole genome shotgun sequence genomic DNA includes:
- the LOC118227386 gene encoding uncharacterized protein LOC118227386 — protein: MAVSADLAFLPPPRNCKRVIHFRNIKSVDTVQFAQHLQTTASPPIGLSAEESVSHYNELLGNTLNQFAPLKSRTVSFSRSAPWYTPELRKMKSAGRKLERLCRSTCLPVHKIAFHEHQRAYSLALKNTRSSFLSNLIDRDAGNPRHLFSTINHLLKPASQSPIEASESQCNNFIKFFKNKINNIRALISSSPVLSSPLPTPPPPSTSSTFTSFSDITPHDIEEIITKMKPSTCPLDPIPTTLLKTSIAALCPLIASLINISLCNGSVPSSLKTAVITPLLKKPSLDPEVLLNYRPISNLPFLSKVLEKVVAAQLQLHLTSNSLYCGRRQGEVRGVVIEGRYVAARWLHPRALYGLPGPTRQAWA